ggaaggcgaccttgttcttcggcgcgttcaatcggccaaaaattccaacaagttgacgctgaagtgggaaggcccttatcgggtaatacgagtcaccaggcccggtgcagtccacctggagaccgaagatgctattccagtgagcaactcctggaacattgaacatcttcgcaagttttacccataaggcgcggttgccgggcccctcggcaaaccaccttttgtacaagcgttgccaacaaggcatgtaaccctctgtacaaagccaggcgcagaccctgagcataaataaatgaagcgctggcgccctaagttttagcatgcatgctaggttaagtctctccctcggttagggttgatagtgcttagcggcgactaacccctagcctagaggtcgagtatgcgtctttctgtcctctttggtttgcagggcacgtggacatttctgctgagccgcttgggagaaagagAACGAACCGGcactccggccccggcaagccaagactgCCGGGGGATGAAGACACAAGGATCTAACCACGGCAAGCCAAAGTTGCCGGGGGTTGCGGATTCACATAAGTCCTTCATCCCCTGTTGTGCATTTCCGTATGGAGCTGGGACAAATGAAACCTCGTTTTGCTCCAAGACCATCGTGCTCCCCCTTCTTCTTGTACCCAAGTCCCTGGGTCAGAACCGGGTCGTAGACGCGGTGGCAAGGAAATAAACgaagggcctaactctacttcgcccctgcctccgccaaaagcgtgagaatggtcgactgaagtcaggggacggcaaggcctgttgccgggcgacaatgtttatcttaaaaataacaaggattcgttccttggcatgggcctcgctcatgcacaaagaacccggcaagcaccctttttcattaaaaacatcccatacaggtacagttcatacggaattaaaaaacatgagcaaggggattacaagtcttaaaattaacaagtgcctgcaggcttacaaactaaaaagagataaggtgcccgtaatccctttcttgtccctctcctctgaaggtggaacaagacagcaggagggcaaaaagagcgccgtgttgggatgcaccccgacgaagccctcgcagagatgcgcaaaaagagccatgcacgccacggcatttggggtaaaatccagaagataaaagccgtaggtgtgcatgatatcattgaagaaatcagagaaggggggcagaggccgcaggagaagtagtcgaTGAAGAACGAGTACCGATTTGGGCCGGCCTCGGCGAAGGCAGTGGGGATGGCGCGCGTGGCCGGGTGCCCCGTCATCTCcccccccgtcttgcacccccacagatGCTTGAAGTAGTCCCGAAGGTGGACTGCGTCGACCTCCGTGGGGAAGTAGGCGGATTGCGTCCGCCGCACCGCCGACTCGCTCGTcccggcatccttggccactcccttgcctctgctggttttgggtgccatggcggctacGGGAGGCGGGGAATGAAGGATGgcgaaggcgcggcggcggcgagcgaagCAAGAGCTTGaaagtgaggaagaaggggacggcggttccaagattggggaaagcacggagggtaaatgagcagcgcacccgcggttattcctttttacggggaaggcgcgggccgcctcttttctcatttactgcgatgtgacgcatgcgtgcgggaaccgccccacgcatgagccccacgtcacgcacgatccTCCACGTCGCACGTTCAACGTGGGTCgcggggaagcgcagcggacgaaacagttactacggtaaaaatccgcccacctgcccgcgcatcgttctgggcctggcccaacaacgcgtcgcgcttatgtgtggcccagacccgggggctcctgtcggtgtacaaaagtaggggctctccctttgacccctttacttgtgcacgggcagtcagagccgcgcgccgcggccacacttagcagggcagaggagggaagccggagagaagccgaagcacaagacaaccaaggcaacgccaagaccagaaacgcaggagagcaagagggcgaggtggactccctcggcaagatccttgccgaggcagcctccgcagccccggcaagagccttgcgggggaaacttgcccgacgccagcagagcaagccacccttgagcccacgggttccaacaccaccagcTATCCACGTtaggaccaaggctcgggaggcgcctctgtggtggcatgcagatcttcgtcaagatcataaacatgtgagatcagatgaggaccagaagacggcgaccctcggcgggatcctagccgaggaaatccacaagacccccgacaagcgccttgccggggacgactgcaacgccacggcaagacccttgccgggcccccagcaagacccttgccgagggcatcagcggggccacagccaggcccgcgcctgccaagactccaccgccgtccccaagcagctgctagctcaaccagctgggcaggcacctgcgtggcgacgggcggtcTCTACACCGActtagcaagcacctgcgtggtggcatgcgacccttcgtgaaggctccaccaccgcgccagcccagcagccagccaacatggCGCCGCAAGGCCTCGTCAGCTCGGGCACATGtcaaagccaggcgaggcggcgacagctgggacgtgcttccttgccgtccccgacaaagcaaggggggcacgtcggtagcgcattaaatgcgtttgtccgacagtgccataggatagactcatccactgtatacctttccacctcctgtgtgccactgtggcagccccttttgcctataaaaggaggcccgaggcgacgaggaggaggattcggatctttcgggcaagttacaccccgtagctagctcaagaacacaagaacactctaatacatccaccaaagcaggactagggtattacgcatcttcgcggcccgaacctgggtaaacgatccacgtgcttcctgtcagacccgctctttgcacaacctcgcacccgccaaccgtagaagggatcccagtgaccccataggtgtcatttccaccAACAGATCTACAAACCAAAAAAACctaaaaatatttactttatcttttgtttagtttaatctatctctatcaaatctcacttttgcaagtgcccgtgaagggattgacaacccgtttatcgcattgggtgcaagtgtttgattgtttgtacAGGTATTGATGAGTTGTGcctctcctactagattgataccttggttttctaactgagggaaatacttatctctactttgttgcatcgccgtttcctcttcaaggaaaaaaccaatgcaggctcaagaagtagcacccgcctaggacgaaaagcccattttctgtcatgattttttgtcatagaagtaggagcccaccacatctatgatgatacgtgtttttgccacaattatcgtcatagaagtgccaTAAGCATGTCAGAAAAAGTTTTCGTTGAGGCCAAAATGTCACaaatgtgtcttttttttagtGATAACACTTCACGATCTCCTTGCGCCTAGCCTCATTGTGGCTCGAACTCCATGATCCTGGGTACCTGTAGGGATGAAGATCACGGATAAGACAAGAGATATCTATGGGACAATTTTGTTTCACACACATGGGATGTTAATTCAAAGCCTTTCCATTGATCCCCACAACAAATACAGAGGGTTGCAACACTCATGCCTCAACCCATACCTTACCGAACTACTCACGCACAAAGATCAGATCGCGAGAAGAAAACATTGAAGGATTGATACCAAATATGGCTTACAATGGATGCCTTGTGCGATGCATGGTTACAAGTATGAACTAGATGAGGAAGCACCGTGGTGGTGATGATGGCTATGGAGATGGAAAtggcggtggctagggtttgtggataaacatgaagatgatgatgttctTGCTATTGTCGACGCTCTGCACGGTCTCTCCTGTTGGCATTTCAATGGGGTCCCCTTATAAAAGTTGTTCAAGTGGATGATATACCTCAGTTTCCATGCCATACGGGCACACGCGCATGTATGGAATACCGTCTTTGTGTTGTTTTCGCAGAAATGCCTCATGTTGATTCCGTTTTCCTCCACTTTCCTTTCTTTGCATTTCCACACGTGATTTCTTCCCTTTTTATCACATATCCTGTGGAAAACACATCAAAGAGAGGATCTGTGGAATTCTTTGCATTCATTAGTCATTACTAGCAATATCAGAGCAAATATCTCTTTTCTGAATGAAATATATCGATTTAAACTAATATAGATGAGTGTAAAAATATCACTCGTCAGTCTCCAGCCAACCTGCCGCCCAGCCAGAGAGGGCGAGATCGCCATGGGAGTTGGAAGTATACTCGAAATTCCCAAATCTAATGATCTGATCTAGGGCGAAGCTTTCAACGCAGCCGAGATGTCCGGCCGAATTAGCGTGAAGGACGATGCTGCCGAACGCGAGCAGTTGGCTGAGGAGGACGATGTCGCCGCAGTTGATGTCTCTATTGATTTGAAGatgagccattgatcctttttgACCACACATTGGGACCTGCATGGGCCACCAATGTTGGTGCTAAAATCGGCGGATCTTGGGTAAGGGCCCCCGAGCTGTAGGTCTAGGAACAATGGTAGCACGGTACGAAGggagacgatgtttacccaggttcaggccctcacGAAGAGGTAAACCCCTACATCCTGCTTTGATTGTATTGATGGGATGAAGTCCAGAGTACAagatgatctacctcgagatcgtattATTGTATTCTAAACCCTAAGGCTGGTAATCGTGCCTATAAAGACTAAACCCCTCGGCTTATATATGCACCGGGGGTACCTAGGTTACACATATGGCCGGTTGCCAGTATGATGGCCATTGAACACCTTGAAGTGTACGCCAAGTCTCAGAGGTTTCCATCTTGATCACGCCGAGGTTCATAGCTTTGGTAGTCGTTCCTTCTAGTGACCGGCGGGCCATAAGCCCGACCCATGGACTGTGGGCTGTATAGTTCAGCATCCCTTGGTCCAGGACACTGTCACCGCCATTGAGGAGCAACGCGCCTGACCTTGAAGATCAGCCCGACGCGTTCTCGCTTTTCGCTGCCCTCGCCACCGGTCGCCGTTGTTGCTACTGGTTGCCATCGCCATTACCGCCTCCTGCGTTTCTCGCCGGCTTCATGCATGCAGCAGCGTGCATCCACGGTTGCAGCTCCCCATGGCGGCGGTCACGACTTCAGTGGCGCCGGTCATATCACGTCGCCGACGAGCTCACAGAAGAATGTACTCACCCTCGGGTTGCCGGTTACAGCAAAAAAATCGTCGGTCGTAGCAAAAAGGGTTTGATGTAGCAACTTTTTTCGGCTTCGACGTTTCAACCAGTGGGTAGGCCCGTCATCATCGGCCGTTGCTTTGCCCCCATGCGCGTTGGCAGCACTCCAGTGGTCGCCCTACGCAGCAAATTGCGCCGCCGGTCCCAGTAAAATGGGGTGCCGGTTGCAGATCCGCCTAAGCCGCATTGTAGTTAGTCGTCGTGGTAACTCCCAGAGATGGCTGGTTCTAGCATTTCCGTAGCACGGTTCCAACACCGGAGATGACTGGTTCCAGCATTTCCATAGTATGGTTCCAGCACGGTGAGCGCTGGTTCCATCACCGGAGATGGTTGGTTCCAGCATAGGCGTGCGCCAGTTGCAGCCCCCCTTCATGCTGGTTCCAGCATGACTCTCATTGGTTTGTAGCTCCCCGATTTTTAGCTCCTTCGTCTGTCGGTTGCAGCTCCCGGCGTGGCTGGATGTAGCTCCTCCGTCTGTCGTTCGCAGCTCCTGCGTGGCCGATAGTAGCTCCATCAGCAAGAGGGTGTGTCGGAGAGTAGGAagtggagggagaaaaaagtagcaAAAGGGAGTCTGATGGTGGTGAGGCTCGCCAGAGCTAAAGATGCGGCGGTGCAGGAGAGGGGAGCAGACGGGTTCTGGAAGGCAAAAGAGAAAGGGGGGAGACGAAGAAAATCTATGGAGATGGGGATTGTGTGGGAGTGGTGTTGCGGCCCCAGATAAGGACTGGTGCACATAGGACCATGAATGCGTGGGTGAGCGTGAAGGAAAGTGACGCAAGTGCGCAAGAGAGCAAGCTCGGACTGTTCGAAAGTTCGGTCAGCTGTTCGATTTTAAACGTTTCCCAAAAACTTAACATACCTAAAAATACGAGTTAGCTTACTGCCCCCATTTTCTTAATCAAACTATAAAATCAATACATCGCTCATAGGCAAAGAAGAAAAATTTGAATACACACAGTCCATTCTATATTTACATGTGAGAGTTTAGATTTAAATTTTCTAGAGACCCGGGCGACAAAACTTCCAGGTTTGTGTCGCCAGCACGTTGTTACCACATTCGGAAGGCGTCGGTGTGAAATGACGTATCCAACGCTGCTTTGCTGCGTCAGATCGAAGCTGTTTCTCAAACGACCAAAAGAAGAAGTAAAAACGATTTTGATCGAAAATAAGAAGTAAAAACGACTCCACTCAGTCGACACGGTACCAATTTTCCTTCTAAATGAAACCCGCATATTTTTCCATTTCTGAAGAGTCGTTACCCCGCCTCCATTCGCCAAAATTAGAAACTACCGAAGCCGCCAGCGCGCGTTCTAATCCCACGCTGCCGTCCCTTCCCGCGCGAAGTCCAAAACTAGTTGGCGCGCTCACGCGCCCCCTCCCGCCGCGGGAGGCGCCCTTTTCTTCCCACCCTCCTCCCTCCCCTCTCAAACCCGCTCAGTTCCTCCCCAACTTCCTCCAAATTCTCCCTCCACCGCCAAATCCAGTCGCCAATTCCCGACTCTCTCCCGATGCCGACGCTCCGCAGCGCCACGCTGAGCCCAGCCCCGGCGGCCACCCCCTCCCCGACGGCCGTCACCCCATCCCCGGCGGCCGCCGGCACCACCCCGAGCAGCGCGGCCAAGCGCCGGATGACCGCTCGCCGCGCCGCCGATTCGCCCGATTCGCCCCAGTTCGCCTCCCCCCACAAGTCCCCGCTCGCCGGCTCCGGCCACGTAAGTTCCCCGCCCCCTGCCCCGCGCGGATCCGCTTCATTTCACTTCACATCTCCTGACAATGTGCGCCAACTGCTCGACCTTGCAGTTCGGCGCCCCGAAGATGCTCTCGGGGTCGCCCAAGTCCTCCCGGAAGCGCCTCTACGGCGACCTCGTCCCGGCGGAGAGGCCCAAGTGGAACCCAAGAGGCAAGTTTTCTAAGATCTCACTCCAGCCATCCGCTGCCTTTCCTTGTTTGGTTCTGACGGCGAAAAAAATTCACTGTGCCCCGCAGATCCGGCGCAGATGCAGGCGGTCAAGGAGGCGCTGCACGTGGCCACGACGCCCTCGTGCGGCCTGGTTTGCAGGGACGACGAGCAAAGGCGCGTGTTCGAGTTCTGCAAGGCGTGTGTCCAGCAGGAGAGGGCGGGGAGCCTCTACGTGTGCGGGTGCCCTGGTACAGGGAAGACACTGTCGATCAGCAAGGTCAAGCAGAGCGTGTCGCGATGGGCTGATGAGGTACATTACAAGTTTTCAGTATGTGAGCAATTTTCTCTGTTTCAAAAGGGAACTTTGTCAAATCGTGTGTCATTTGTCTTGCGCGTAGATGGGAATGGAGACGCCTGATGATTTGTCAATCAATTGCACCAACCTTGGAAACACATCTGACATTTTTGGCAAGGTACGCATTGCTGCTAAAATTATGGGCTCAAATCTTCTTATTGGTCCCCAAGCTGATCGATCATGCAGTACTAATAGTGATTTCAATGCAGATACTCGAAAAATTCCAGGTTCGGAAAAAGGCAAGTGGCAAATTGTCACCACTTCAGCAACTGCAGCGTATGTTTTCACACAAAGAATCTGCTCCAAGGAGGATGCTGTAAGAACTTTCTGCACCTGCTTGCACGGTAATGGCTTTTCTTGCCATTTTGATCACACTATCTGAACTGTATGTCATCGCTTGCCAGATTGGTTGTTGTGGATGAGATGGACTACTTGATAACAAGAGACCGGGCTGTGCTACATGACCTTTTCATGCTTACCACCCTCCAGTTCTCGAGATGCATACTGATAGGTTAGTTTTCTGTGTTACTCACACCTACAATGTACACTTTTAACTCtggaaaagaaaaggaaaacaaTCTTACTCAGCATTTTGTACTGTTTTGCTAACTGATTGTCAATTATGTTTTTCAGGAATTGCAAATGCAATAGACCTAGCAGATCGGTTTCTTCCAAAGCTCGAATCCTTAAATTGTAAGCATTCTTACTATATCTGCTGTTGTGAAAATTGAATGGCTCCTTCAATTTACTTGCTCATGTGTTTGTTGCTATGTCTGCTAACATGAAGGGAACTAATATTTCTTTGGCATGATGACACTAATTTACAGGCAAGCCACTTGTTATAACTTTCCGAGCCTATTCCAAGGATCAAATATCCAACATAATTAATCATAGGTTAAAGGTATTTTCCCACATGACTAATTCAAGCTTACAGGTGTTTCATAAAATTGTCAACTTAAACTGTTTTGCTGTATGTAACTTTGTATGTTGTTAATTATACAGGTTCTTGAGTATGATGTCTTCGAGCCAATGGCGATAGAATTTTGTGCTAGGGTAAGTCCAGTCATCCTTAATCAGGCAGTACTTTTTGTGAGCAAGTATACATTTTGTTTAGGACAACACCAGGATATGGCTTAGAGTATCCACATCACTAGATGCTAACCAAACACTGAAGGTAGGCAAAATTACCTTAGCACCAATGCTAAGTGATGTGAGGGTAGGTGCTAAGAAAAAAAACTTGGCACCCAATCGTAAGCTAAATAAATTATTTGTGTGGTTATGTATAACATTTTTTTACTTTAACTAGCAAAATCGGAAGTATTTGTGCCTGTAAGTGTTGCTAAGGGATATGGTAAACTGATCTTAAATGGGGTTTAGAAAATCTGGTGTGTACATCTCAGCACCTAATTTAAGGGTGCCAGGGATGCTGATGCTCCGATGGTAATATGTACATTCTGAGTTTTTAACTTTGCTTTATTCTTTTATCAGAAAGTAGCTGCAGCCACTGGAGACATGAGAAAAGCTCTTGGTGTTTGCAGGTAATTTATTTCTTGTGTAGACCACTATCATTTACTTTGCAATCTGCCACCTTTATTATTAAAGCTGATGAAAATATAAAGCATATCCATTGTTGAAAGAGTTCTGGATATGGCTGGTGCTTATGTATAGCTTATTGAAATGTTGCTTGTCCTTTTATCTATTCCAGGAGTGCCGTGGAAATATTTGAATCAGGACTACAAGATTCTTCTGATAAAGGGGCTGGAGTTGTAAGTTTCTTGGTTTCTCATGTTTATTTTCGCTTTGGCCAAGAATGTTTAAATTTGTATAAAGTGGTCTCTACACCAAGCCATACCTCTGTAGCTCATATGCACAATGATACGATTTTTGCCATTAGTTCATCTGTTGGGTCACATTCTACATTTCAGTTATGTTGAAATGAATGCGGTCTGCCTATGTCAGTTGTGACCAATTGGACTGCTTGAATCTTGACTGGTGCTTCATCCTGTCTATCCTCCCAATTCCCAAATGACCAACTGATATTTGAACAACATCCATTACTAGGCTTGAATGTATCTTAACATGCTATTGCTGTGTTCTAAATCCTCAGTGTACAAATTACCTTTTTGAGAGGATTCTACAGAACAGATAACATGCTTTTGCTGTGTTCCTGTATCTGATATAATCATTCTTGCCAAAAAACAACTTTCCTTTTAGAACATAGAGTGTTATCTCTTCTTACACCCCACATTCCAATGTTATGTGCAATCTAACATAAATTCTACCAGGTGACATTTGATCATATGGACATTGCCTTGTCGAAGGTTTTCAAGCCAGCAGTAGTAAATAACATACTGTGCCTTCCCCAACACCAACAGGTAAAGACTGTTTCATAATCTCATCTTCTAATTAAGCTATTTTGCTTCATTTCTGAAATCTCATTCTCACTCATGCCATCTTGGTTGGACAGATGGTGCTGTGTGCACTGGCAAATACCTTTCAGCATTCCAGGAAAAAGGCTACTACTCTAGGAGAGGTAAT
The Aegilops tauschii subsp. strangulata cultivar AL8/78 chromosome 3, Aet v6.0, whole genome shotgun sequence genome window above contains:
- the LOC109777290 gene encoding cell division control protein 6 homolog codes for the protein MPTLRSATLSPAPAATPSPTAVTPSPAAAGTTPSSAAKRRMTARRAADSPDSPQFASPHKSPLAGSGHFGAPKMLSGSPKSSRKRLYGDLVPAERPKWNPRDPAQMQAVKEALHVATTPSCGLVCRDDEQRRVFEFCKACVQQERAGSLYVCGCPGTGKTLSISKVKQSVSRWADEMGMETPDDLSINCTNLGNTSDIFGKILEKFQVRKKASGKLSPLQQLQRMFSHKESAPRRMLLVVVDEMDYLITRDRAVLHDLFMLTTLQFSRCILIGIANAIDLADRFLPKLESLNCKPLVITFRAYSKDQISNIINHRLKVLEYDVFEPMAIEFCARKVAAATGDMRKALGVCRSAVEIFESGLQDSSDKGAGVVTFDHMDIALSKVFKPAVVNNILCLPQHQQMVLCALANTFQHSRKKATTLGELNKSYIEICRSTQVPAVGMLEFSNMCMILSDQGYLKLGQSKEDKLRRVTLQIDISDITFAFKGSRFFEKCLEQPKF